A single genomic interval of Flavobacterium sp. N2820 harbors:
- a CDS encoding polysaccharide biosynthesis protein, producing MKIKDKVLLITGGTGSFGTAVLNRFLHTDHFKEIRIFSRDEKKQDDMRNLYKNDKIKYYIGDVRDFSSIERAMRGVDYVFHAAALKQVPSCEFFPLEATKTNVFGTQNVIDAAGVNKVSKVICLSTDKAAYPINAMGISKALMEKVAVAASRNLTDTTVCLTRYGNVMASRGSVIPLFLKQIKSGEALTITDSNMTRFLMSLDEAVELVLFAFEHGNPGDLFVNKAPAATIGDLAKALKELCNADNEIKIIGTRHGEKLYETLCTREEMIKAEDMGDFYRIPSDNRDLNYAQYFSEGKEIQPEVEDYNSHNTKREDVEGVKFLLKKLDLFKK from the coding sequence ATGAAAATAAAAGATAAAGTTTTATTAATCACAGGCGGTACCGGTTCGTTCGGAACCGCTGTGCTTAATCGTTTTCTACACACGGACCATTTCAAAGAAATCCGTATTTTTTCACGTGATGAAAAAAAGCAGGATGACATGAGAAATTTATATAAAAACGATAAAATCAAATATTATATTGGTGATGTACGTGATTTTTCTAGTATAGAACGTGCTATGAGAGGTGTAGATTATGTATTTCATGCAGCAGCTTTAAAACAAGTCCCTTCATGTGAGTTTTTTCCATTGGAAGCTACCAAGACTAACGTATTTGGTACTCAAAATGTGATTGATGCCGCTGGTGTCAACAAAGTTAGCAAAGTCATTTGTTTGAGTACTGATAAAGCGGCTTATCCTATCAATGCCATGGGGATTTCGAAAGCGTTGATGGAAAAAGTTGCGGTGGCGGCATCACGTAATTTGACCGATACCACAGTTTGTTTGACGCGTTACGGAAATGTAATGGCGTCCCGAGGTTCCGTGATTCCATTATTTTTGAAACAAATAAAAAGCGGAGAAGCATTAACGATTACGGATTCCAACATGACTCGCTTCTTGATGTCACTGGATGAAGCGGTGGAGTTAGTGTTGTTTGCTTTCGAACACGGTAATCCAGGTGATTTATTTGTCAATAAAGCACCTGCAGCAACTATCGGTGATTTGGCTAAGGCCCTAAAGGAACTTTGTAATGCCGATAACGAGATTAAAATAATAGGAACACGTCACGGCGAAAAATTATACGAGACCTTGTGTACCCGTGAGGAAATGATTAAAGCAGAAGACATGGGTGATTTTTATCGCATCCCTTCTGACAACCGTGATTTAAATTATGCACAATATTTTTCGGAAGGGAAAGAGATTCAACCTGAAGTAGAAGACTACAATTCGCACAATACAAAGAGAGAAGATGTTGAAGGGGTAAAATTTTTATTAAAAAAACTAGATCTTTTTAAAAAGTAA